One Mycoplasmopsis bovigenitalium genomic window, CTTGGATCAATAACTTTTACACTGAAATTTTTTTGTTCTTTTATTGGCATTTTGGCCGGCATTTTATCTTTGATAAGAGCGCCAAAAAATTTTTTAACGATTCTATCCTCGATTGAATGAAAACTTATAATAGCCAACTTAGCATTTGGTTTTAATAAATCTAGACTTTTATTAAGCATAGTTTGCAACGATTCAAATTCATTATTGACAGCAATTCTAATTGCTTGAAAAACCGCTTTGCAAGGGTTTTTCGCATTGACAATTTTTGCTGGCAATGAATTTCTAATTACATTCGCAAATTGTAATGTTGTATCAATTGGGCGAGACTTAACAATGGCATTCGCAACTTGACGTGCAAGCTTTACCTCTGCGTTATTAATTAAAATCTGCTCAATAGATGCAACATCATAATTATTGATGATGTAATGCGCATCTAAACTTTGATTTTGGTCCATTCGCATATCAAGATATGCATCTTTGTTGTAACTAAAACCGCGCTCAGCATTATCAATTTGTGGAGAAGAAATTCCTAAATCTGCAATTATTCCATCAACAGATTTAATTCCAAGTTTATTTAGCTCTTCAGTTATATATTTAAAGTCTGACTTAACTAATATGAAATTTGCATTAATTTTACTCAAACGCTCGCGACTTTTCTCTATCGCAAAGTCATCTTTGTCAAAACTAATTAGTTTACCTGTTGTTAATTTTTCTAATATGGCTGCTGAATGCCCACCCATTCCAAGCGTTAAATCCACATAAATTCCATCTGGTTTAACTTGCAATGAATCAATAGTTTCCTCCAGCAACACTGAATAATGATTATCTAGCATATTTTGCTAACTCGTTTGCGGCATTTTCTAATTCTTCAACACTTATTTGCTCATTATATTTTTCAAAGTTTTCTGCTGACCAAAGTTCAACAGAATTACCAACCCCAATAAAAATAACGTCTTTTTGGATAGCAGCTTTAGTAATAACGTTTTTTGGCAAAACAAAACGTGCCATTGAATCAAGTTCGATTTCGTGAGTGTTTCCAAGTCAAAAACGCTTTAACAAATTCGCGTTTTTATCAAAAGCACTCTTAGAAGTTAAGTCGGCAGTTAATTTTGCAAACTCAGCTTCGCTTCGTAATTCAACAATATTTTGCATTCCGATTGTTAAATAGAATTTTGAGCCCAGTGCATCACGCAATTTAGCGGGCAACGCAACTCTATTTTTCGAATCAATTGTTCTATCGTATTGTCCGTACACACTTTCCTCCACTATCCACCACTATTCTACATTATTATTGCTTTAATTTTTAATTAATTTTTAATATTTTTTTCAAGATTTTTGCTGGCAAAACAAAAACGAATTTTTGGGTGATTTTTTACGGCAAAAATTCGTTTTTTGTAAATTAAACAATTTTGTAAAAAGGTGGGTAAAAATTTATGGAATAAGCATTTCATAATTAAAAAATCTATTTTTTGGAACCAAAGATAAAAAAATAGTCAAAGATGAGCAAAAAATCAATCTATTTTTCAATGAATTTTTGAATGCATTTTGCAAAATAAATAATTACGAAAAAATTACCTAGATATATAATTTAAATTATTTATTTTATATTTGAAGGAGCTACATGTCTTATTTAACAAGAGCAAAAGAACTTTTTGAAGAAGCAAAACAAATTAGACGTCAAATTCACACTAATCCCGAAGTTGGATTCGAATTGCCAAATACTGCAAAATTAATTGAAAAAATATTAGATAAGTACAATATCGAACACCAAAGACTAGGTGATACCTTCGCAATTATTGGAACATTAGGCGATGCCAAAAAAGGTAAAACTTTACTTTTAAGAGCTGATATGGACGCACTGCCAACTACTGAAGAATCAGGATTAGATTTTGCGTCTAAAAATGGTGCTGCACACCTTTGTGGCCATGATTTGCACACTACTTGTTTACTTATTTCTTTAATTATTCTTAAAGAAAATGAAAACAAATTAAAAGGACAAATTAAATTTTTATTCCAACCAGCCGAAGAGACACTAAATGGTGGAGCACTAATGCTTAAAAAAGGTATTTTAAATAACCCTAAACCAGATGCTGGCTTAGCACTTCATATGTGACCTAATGGCGAAAAACTTGGTATATTAGTTCAAAGAAAAGAAGCACTAGCATCTGCACTAAATTTCAAAATCGAAATTGAGGGCAAAGGTGCGCATGGCGCTATGCCATTTAATGGTGTTGATCCAGTTTTTGTAGCATCACAAATTATTAATGCAACAAATGGTATTCTTGCAAGAGAATTGCCATCAAATAAAGGTGCATCATTATCAATGGGCTTTATTGAAGCTCCTGGTGGAGCTATTAATGTTGTGCCATCAAGAGCATATCTTCAAGGTACAGCTCGTTCATTATTTACTGAAACTACCGAACACTTAAGAACTCGTCTTCCAGAAGTAACTGAGTATATTGCTAAGGCATTTAGAGCAAATGCTAAATTTGAATTTGTAGCAAATGTTCCTGCACTAGTTAATGATGAAAATATGGCTGATTTAGTTATAGAATCATCACAGCAAGCGCTTAATAATGAATATAATGTTGATTATTATGAACCCGCACTCGCTTCAGAAGATTATGCTCACATTGCTGACGAATTGCCAGAATCTTGTTACTTTTTAGTTTCGTGTCCAGCTTTTGAAGACAAAAGTAAAAATATTGGTGTTCATAACCCTAAAACCATATTTAACGAGCAAGCACTAATTATTGGTCCAACTGCCATGGTTCAATCTGCAATTAATTGATTAGATAAAAATTCTAAGTAATGCTTAAAATCTTAGGTTTAGAACTAGATTGAGTTACCATTTTTGAAATAATTGGCACAATAGCCTTTGCTGCATCAGGGGCTGATGTAGCAATCAAAAAGAAAATGGACTTATTTGGTATAACTGTTTTAGGTGTCACAACCGCTGTTGGCGGGGGAATCATTCGTGACATTATATTAAACAAAGATGAACTAACAGCATTTACTAGCCCAATATATATATCTTTGGCAATAGTGGCATCAATAATTACCTTTTTATTAAAAAATAAAAGAATTATTGATGTTGATAGCAAATTTTTCAATTTTGTAGATGCTCTAGGACTTGGTGTGTTTACAATCGTTGGCAGTCAGCAAGCAATCCAAATAAAACAAATAACTGAAATAAGTGCGAGAAATATAATATTAATAATGTTCACTGGCGCTATAACAGGTGTTGGTGGGGGGATAATTAGGGATATATTTGCCAATCGAGTCCCAGTTATTTTTGAAAAAAATATATATGCCTTAGCTTCAGTTTTGGGAACAATTATTTTAATGCTTCTTTATCGTGTTGATATTAAGTTTGCGATGCTAATTGCCTCATTTACTGTGATTATGGTTAGAATCTTGTCAATTAAGTTCAATGTATCGCTCCCAAAACCCAAATAATAAAATGCGCGCGTGCGCATTTTTTAGTCTCCATAAAATAAAACAGAAATATATGAATCAATAATTTGTTTAGAACGCTCAATAATTTGTTCTTTAAATAAATAAGAAATTCATTCATAATTTCCTACATTTGAACTATATCTTTTGTGTCTGAATGTTTAATAGGTTTTCAAACCACTTTTTTCTTTAATAGCGCAGTTAAAAAAGCTGCTAAGTAAATGAAAAATGCAATCGGAAACAAAATTGAGTATCAAATCTTTTTTATAAAAGAGGCTTTGATTCTTTTAAACTCGGTCAAAGTTGTTATTAATCCAAAAACAAAAGGAGTTAAAAGTGTTAAACTAATTCCGATAGTTAAATTAATAATTGCATAATTTCCTAGAGCAATGTTAGAAGTTGAATATCCAAAAATCGCAAATGACAAATTAACCAAAAATGAAAGAATAAAAATTAAACTAGTTGGGAAAATGAATGAAAATATATCAAACGCAGATATACTTGTGAATGATTTTAAAAATAGTTTTCCAGAATATTTTCTAAAAACTTGTAGAAAACCTTTAGCTCAGCGAGTTCGTTGTCTAAAAAATGTTTTTAAATCTGTCGGCTGCTCATCATATGTTATAGCATCTTTAGCATAACCTATTTTTTGACCCTTTGAAACTAAATCTGATGATAGTTGAATATCCTCAGTTAGTAAATGGTATTTTCAACCATCTTTTAAAATATTTGAGTCAACTAAAAATCCTGTGCCAGATATCGAACAACTTATATTAAGAGCTTTTTTTGGTCTATTAACAAATACTGATTCACGAATGTACATTAATCCAGAGATTGCTGCAACCCATGATGAATTGTAATTTTTAGGCATTCTGTATGATGTAATTATTTTGTATCCTTTTGAATACTCAATATTGATGTAGTGTAAAAAATCTTTATCAACCACATTGTCAGCATCAAACACAATAAAAGCATCATATTCTAATGAATTAGATAGCTGCCCCCCGTCTTAATTGGTTAATATGCTTTATTGCATAATCCAAAGTATAGCCTTTGCCGATGTTTTGAGCATCATTTCTTTCAATAACAATTGCGCCCTGTTGGTCAGCAATTTCTTTTGAATTATCAGTGCAATTGTCTGCAATTACATAAATATCAAATAAATCAGATGGATAATTTTGACATTTAAGTGACTTAATTAAATTCGCAATCACACTACTTTCGTTTCGAGCAGGGATTAAAATCGCAAATTTGTGCATAGCGCACATTAAATTATTCTTTTTATTTTTAAATATCCTCAATATGAATCCAACAACAAAATACAAGATATTTAAAAATAGGAATAAAAGGGAAAATATCAACATCGATATATTGAACCACATTAAAAATATTTGCATTATTGCTCCTTAACAAATTATTTAGCATTGTTTCATTGCTTAATACTAAATAAATATCAAAAATTATAATAAAGTTTTTATTAAAAGTAATAAATATTACATTTATAGAGAAATAAATATATAAATAATATTGATTAAAGTTACGACAATTACAGTTAACAATGTTTAATAAATCACAAGCACTAAAAAGTTTCTATTAAAACTAAACAAAAAAGCTAACACTTTTAACGCGTTAACTTTTTTTTCATGTTTAACAGTGTTAGCTAGTTTAAATGTTCACTTGCATCTTCGTATTCTTCATCAAATGAAACATCAATTTTGCTTTTTTTAGCAATTCCAAGCGAACTTGCTTGTTTATTGATACTTCCCAAAACACTATCTGAGTGTTTTTTAACTGTAATGATTGATTTTTTGGCCTTATCAATTGATTTGGCACTATCAGAAACACTCTTAACAAGTTTTTCATATGTTGATTGAACACTTAAAAATAAGTCACGAATCTTATCAATTTGTTGTGAAAAATGATAGTTATTGCTTTGCATAAATATTGAATAAATGAATGCTAGAATATTGGTTGGTCCTAAAACTTGAACATAATGTTCTTTGTATAAGTCAAAGATAAATCCATTACCCTCTTTTATTAAAGTTAAATAAATTGTTTCAGCTGGAATATACATTATTGCGTAAGGAGTTGTTTTTTTGTTAGGTTTTATGTATTTATCGGCTATATCTTTGGCTTGTTTTTTAACAGCATCTCTTAGTGCTTTAAATTTTTCTGCTTTTCTAGATGGGTCATCTTCTTCATCGAATTTTTTTCAAATATCTAAATGGAATTTTGAATCAATTGGAATTAGTATTGATTTTGTTGTATCAAGTTCTCCATCTTTTTCATTCATTATTGATTTAATAACAAAGTCGACTTTTTCTTGTGTGTTAGGGTCAATTGAGTATTGTTCAAATCATAACTTATCTTTAAGATTCGGGAAATGATGTTGCAGCATTTGTGAAAGTGAAAATTCACCAATTAAACCAACAGTTTTGTTGTTATTAAATACTTTTTCAAGCCCCATAACACTTTTTTGAACAGTTTCAAACTTAGTCATTCCTTGGTTCATTTCATCCATTGAAGTTTTAATATTATTAAACTGTTCTTTAATGTGTTTGGTTAGTTTATCTTCAAAGTGTGAGTCAATATTTTCTTTAATTGTTTTGTATCAACTATCATTGTTGTTGGTGATTTCTAACAATTTTTTATCGATTTTCGCATTCAAATTTTCAATTGATTCATTATTGATTTTAATTATTTTTGCTTCTAAATCTTTAAAGTTTGATTCCTGCTGCGCAATGTTTTTATTTATTTTTTCATTGCCATCAAGCAAATTTTTATGAATCAATTCGTTTCCTTCTTTTAGATTTTTATTGATTGAATCCAAATTAGTTTGATTGTTTTTGTTTAATTCATCTTTAACATTGCTCAAAACATCCTTTACATTACTTAATTGTTGAGTGATGCTCAAAGCAATATCTTTTTCAATATTGCTTGAGATATTTTTACTCATACTATCAAATTGTTCTTTAACACCATCATTAATGCCTTTAGAAATATTTTCACCAAATGAATTGAATTTACGGCGTTTTAGTAAAAATACAATTGATTGAGTAATTGCAAAAACAATGATAAATATCATTGTAAAAATTAACAAAATCAATATTGCTAAATCCATATTTTTCCTCCTGATTTATTTCTAATTTAATTATATGCTGAATTATTAACTTGCTTTCTGAATTATCATCAAAAATAGACAATGTTTATAAACATTGCTATTAATCAACGAAAATAATTGTTAATTTAAGGTTTTCTGTTCTATTTCTTTTCTGAATTCGTCTTGTGATTTTAATAAATCTTTAAGTGCTTTTTTACCTTGACATAGATTCTGGTTTTGATATGAATATCAAGACCCTTTCTTTTCAAAAACATTCTTTTCACATGCTAACTCAATTAATTCTCCAATTGAATCAACACCCTGACCGAAAATTATTTCTGTTTGGAACGTTTTAAATGGCGGCGCTAATTTGTTTTTAACAACCTTAATTTTGACATCATTACCGACAATTTCTTTGCCATCAACAATTGATGATACTCTTCTAACTTCAATTCTTACCGATGAATAAAATTTAAGAGCTCTACCACCAGTTGTGGTTTCAGGATTACCAAACATAACACCAATTTTTTCTCTTATTTGATTAACAAAAATAATAGTTGTATTTGTTTTATTTAATGTTGCAGTAATTTTTCTCAATGATTTTGACATCAATCTAGCATGCAAGCCAATTTGATTATCAGACATTTCGCCGTTTAACTCGGCTTCAGGAACTAAAGCAGCAACTGAATCAACAATTATTAAATCAATTGCACCTGATTTTGCTAAATAATCAACAATATCCATTGCTTGCTCACCACTATCGGGCTGAGAAATGATAACTTTTTCTAAATCAATTCCTAAATTAGCAGCGTAATTGGGGTCAATTGAGTGCTCAGCATCAATAAAGGCCGCCACTCCACCCGCTTTTTGTACTTGCGCGATAGCGTGCAAGCATAATGTGGTTTTACCACCACTTTCAGGGCCAAATATCTCTATTATTCTGCCTTGTGGATAACCCTTAATCCCTAATGCTTCATCAAGTAAATATGAACCGGTTGGAATTACTTTAATTGATTTTGTTAAATCTGATGTGTCAAAAAATGTTATAGCCTCTTCACCAAATTTCTTAGTTATTTCGCTAATAGCTTTTTGAACTGCGTCGTTTTCGATTTTTTTCATTCTATTTTCCTTTCAATATGCTATTAGCAATAATTCAAATTTTATTTAAATAAGGAAAAAATTATTAAAAATTGTTTTATTTTTCAATAAACTCTTAAATTATTTTTTTATTTTAAGCTATTAAATTTTAATTAGAAAGTTAGCTACATATTAAAAAATGTAAATAAGGTTATTTTATCGCTATTTTTTTGTTTTTTCTATTATATTAGTAATATTGGTTAAAATATGGAAAAGATTACACATTACAAGTTAATTTATTATAATAATATTGGTACATAATTGTGCCAACAACACTTTCAGTGAATTAAGATATATATTGAGGATTATATGTTTTTTAAAAACCTAGTTAAAATCCTTTCTGACCAAGGACTATATGGAGCTGTTATTGCTACATTAGTCTTTGTAGGTATAGGTTATCTAGTTACCAAAAAAGGTATATTTAATAAAGAAATAAATGGTAAGCTTTCTAAATTCTTATTAGATTATGCATTGCCATTTCTATGCATTGTCGCATTTATGCAACCAGCGAACGCTAAATTAGGTCGTGAAGCTGGTATTGTAATTGGTATTTCTGCAGCGTTCTACATTTTAATCGGTGTATGAAACACAGTAATAATCAGATTGTGACCAAAATTAATGTCAAAATCTGTTTATGCAAAAGCTGAAAGACTATATCAAAAACAAGGCGGAGATTTGACAAAAGAGCAATTTAAACAAGCTCACATTCAAAGCTACGCTAGAAAAATCTCAGCAGCGCAAATGATGGTCGCTTATGCTTCGCTTCAATTCTTTGCGGTTCCATTAGTTACTGCTCTTAAAGGAAATGGTCCAGAAGCAATATTCAATGGTTCAGCAACTGCGCTACTACAAGTATGAAACCTACCTTACATGATTGGTGCGTTCTCATACCTAAAAATGTCTTATTCAGGAGAAAAATTCTCAAAAGACATGATTAAACATATAGTTAAATCATTATTATCACCAATGATGATTTGCCTATACATTTCAGCAACTCTATGAACACTACAATTTATTCCACAAATTGGAAAAAACCTTGTAACAAGCGCAAAAGATCCATTCAACTTTAATGTTGCAGCAGAAGGTGGAAAACAATTCTGAGCCGGAATGCTAGAAAGATTTACAATTCTTAAATCATTCCTAGTTCCAGGTGTTCAATTGATTTCTCCAATGGCTTGAATTCTAATTGGTGGCTCAATTGCTACTTCAGACTTAAAAGAAGCTGTTAAAGATAAAGCTGTTTGAATTACAACTATCAGAAAACTATTCACAGTTCCAATTTTCATGTTCTTAGTGGTAATAGGATTTGTGGTTGGCGGACTACTTACACCAAGTACAGCTACACTACTAGTTATCCTAGGTGCTTGTCCACCTGCTGCCGTTACAATAGTATTCTCAGTTGCTTACAAACACGAACACACACCATTTACAGCTCAAGTTAGTTCATTATCAACAGTTGGTTGCTTAATTGCATTACCAATATGAACTCTTTTAGCTTCGGCTGCTTTCAAAGCTTTAGCTCCAGTTGTTGCAGCTTAAGCAATAAACAAAAACAAAGTCAATTTTATAAACCAGGACAAAAAAAGTTAACACTGAGGTGTTGGCTTTTTTGTCCGAGTTTAAGGGGGAGGCTAACACCAAAAGTGTTAGCTTTTTTAAATTTTCAAATGCAACAAAAAGGAGAATACAAATGTCAAGACACTTTATCAAAGAAGAGTTTGATATGATTTATAAAATCTACAATGAATTTGGGTTAAAACAAACAATAAATTATATAAATGATATTTCGCCAGACACAAATTTTATAACGAGAAAACATCTACTTGAAAGAATCAGAAAAATTATAAGATACTATAATAATGGTATGCAAGATCAATTATTAGATAAAAAGGGTGCGAACAGAAAGCCAGGTAGTGGTAGACCTAAAAAACCAATCGAACCCGATTGAAACGAATTCACAAAAGAAGAATTAATAGAAATAGCTAAGAGATATTACGAGATCAATAAAAATAAATCAAAATCAGGAAAACTTAGTGAAGCTAAAAAACTAAATATTCCCTACAGTAAATCTGCAAAAATTTTTAATGTATGCAGACAAGCAGTAGCAAAATTTAAAACTAGAGTTATAAAAGTAAAGGAACACAAAAACGATGCAATAATTAGAAAATCCTTTCTTGATAACAAAGGTAGATATGGTCGCTTAAGGTTGAGTGCTTATATTTCTATGAAATATAATATTTACATTAACCCTCGAAGTCTTGGAAGAGATTTAAAAAGATTGAATTTAATATGCAAAATTAGAAAACAAAGAAGAAAGAGCGAAATTAAGAACACTAAATTCGCTTTGCCAGATATTGTTAAACGCGATTACAATGACAAATTAAACAGAAATATTTTCGCTACCGATGTTTCATATGTAAAAGCGCCAAGAGATGTTAAGGATAACCATGTATTTTTGTCTGTAATAATTGA contains:
- a CDS encoding glycosyltransferase family 2 protein, whose product is MHKFAILIPARNESSVIANLIKSLKCQNYPSDLFDIYVIADNCTDNSKEIADQQGAIVIERNDAQNIGKGYTLDYAIKHINQLRRGAAI
- a CDS encoding trimeric intracellular cation channel family protein; this translates as MLKILGLELDWVTIFEIIGTIAFAASGADVAIKKKMDLFGITVLGVTTAVGGGIIRDIILNKDELTAFTSPIYISLAIVASIITFLLKNKRIIDVDSKFFNFVDALGLGVFTIVGSQQAIQIKQITEISARNIILIMFTGAITGVGGGIIRDIFANRVPVIFEKNIYALASVLGTIILMLLYRVDIKFAMLIASFTVIMVRILSIKFNVSLPKPK
- a CDS encoding AEC family transporter — its product is MFFKNLVKILSDQGLYGAVIATLVFVGIGYLVTKKGIFNKEINGKLSKFLLDYALPFLCIVAFMQPANAKLGREAGIVIGISAAFYILIGVWNTVIIRLWPKLMSKSVYAKAERLYQKQGGDLTKEQFKQAHIQSYARKISAAQMMVAYASLQFFAVPLVTALKGNGPEAIFNGSATALLQVWNLPYMIGAFSYLKMSYSGEKFSKDMIKHIVKSLLSPMMICLYISATLWTLQFIPQIGKNLVTSAKDPFNFNVAAEGGKQFWAGMLERFTILKSFLVPGVQLISPMAWILIGGSIATSDLKEAVKDKAVWITTIRKLFTVPIFMFLVVIGFVVGGLLTPSTATLLVILGACPPAAVTIVFSVAYKHEHTPFTAQVSSLSTVGCLIALPIWTLLASAAFKALAPVVAA
- the mraZ gene encoding division/cell wall cluster transcriptional repressor MraZ, translated to MYGQYDRTIDSKNRVALPAKLRDALGSKFYLTIGMQNIVELRSEAEFAKLTADLTSKSAFDKNANLLKRFWLGNTHEIELDSMARFVLPKNVITKAAIQKDVIFIGVGNSVELWSAENFEKYNEQISVEELENAANELAKYAR
- the recA gene encoding recombinase RecA — its product is MKKIENDAVQKAISEITKKFGEEAITFFDTSDLTKSIKVIPTGSYLLDEALGIKGYPQGRIIEIFGPESGGKTTLCLHAIAQVQKAGGVAAFIDAEHSIDPNYAANLGIDLEKVIISQPDSGEQAMDIVDYLAKSGAIDLIIVDSVAALVPEAELNGEMSDNQIGLHARLMSKSLRKITATLNKTNTTIIFVNQIREKIGVMFGNPETTTGGRALKFYSSVRIEVRRVSSIVDGKEIVGNDVKIKVVKNKLAPPFKTFQTEIIFGQGVDSIGELIELACEKNVFEKKGSWYSYQNQNLCQGKKALKDLLKSQDEFRKEIEQKTLN
- the rsmH gene encoding 16S rRNA (cytosine(1402)-N(4))-methyltransferase RsmH, producing MLDNHYSVLLEETIDSLQVKPDGIYVDLTLGMGGHSAAILEKLTTGKLISFDKDDFAIEKSRERLSKINANFILVKSDFKYITEELNKLGIKSVDGIIADLGISSPQIDNAERGFSYNKDAYLDMRMDQNQSLDAHYIINNYDVASIEQILINNAEVKLARQVANAIVKSRPIDTTLQFANVIRNSLPAKIVNAKNPCKAVFQAIRIAVNNEFESLQTMLNKSLDLLKPNAKLAIISFHSIEDRIVKKFFGALIKDKMPAKMPIKEQKNFSVKVIDPSSSETELNNRSRSAKLRVLTKLI
- a CDS encoding IS3 family transposase gives rise to the protein MSRHFIKEEFDMIYKIYNEFGLKQTINYINDISPDTNFITRKHLLERIRKIIRYYNNGMQDQLLDKKGANRKPGSGRPKKPIEPDWNEFTKEELIEIAKRYYEINKNKSKSGKLSEAKKLNIPYSKSAKIFNVCRQAVAKFKTRVIKVKEHKNDAIIRKSFLDNKGRYGRLRLSAYISMKYNIYINPRSLGRDLKRLNLICKIRKQRRKSEIKNTKFALPDIVKRDYNDKLNRNIFATDVSYVKAPRDVKDNHVFLSVIIEHKTKKIRDFKLSVNNDIDLVMDNINTFMSIDKDFIIHSDHGFQYTSKIYIDKINKMGGTVSLSRVGNSLDNREVEYWFSIIKSECLNELDYSKITLEDLKKIIADYIFWYNNYRIQSILNWKTPQQYAMMLK
- the rmuC gene encoding DNA recombination protein RmuC encodes the protein MDLAILILLIFTMIFIIVFAITQSIVFLLKRRKFNSFGENISKGINDGVKEQFDSMSKNISSNIEKDIALSITQQLSNVKDVLSNVKDELNKNNQTNLDSINKNLKEGNELIHKNLLDGNEKINKNIAQQESNFKDLEAKIIKINNESIENLNAKIDKKLLEITNNNDSWYKTIKENIDSHFEDKLTKHIKEQFNNIKTSMDEMNQGMTKFETVQKSVMGLEKVFNNNKTVGLIGEFSLSQMLQHHFPNLKDKLWFEQYSIDPNTQEKVDFVIKSIMNEKDGELDTTKSILIPIDSKFHLDIWKKFDEEDDPSRKAEKFKALRDAVKKQAKDIADKYIKPNKKTTPYAIMYIPAETIYLTLIKEGNGFIFDLYKEHYVQVLGPTNILAFIYSIFMQSNNYHFSQQIDKIRDLFLSVQSTYEKLVKSVSDSAKSIDKAKKSIITVKKHSDSVLGSINKQASSLGIAKKSKIDVSFDEEYEDASEHLN
- a CDS encoding glycosyltransferase family 2 protein translates to MFDADNVVDKDFLHYINIEYSKGYKIITSYRMPKNYNSSWVAAISGLMYIRESVFVNRPKKALNISCSISGTGFLVDSNILKDGWKYHLLTEDIQLSSDLVSKGQKIGYAKDAITYDEQPTDLKTFFRQRTRWAKGFLQVFRKYSGKLFLKSFTSISAFDIFSFIFPTSLIFILSFLVNLSFAIFGYSTSNIALGNYAIINLTIGISLTLLTPFVFGLITTLTEFKRIKASFIKKIWYSILFPIAFFIYLAAFLTALLKKKVVWKPIKHSDTKDIVQM
- a CDS encoding M20 metallopeptidase family protein, giving the protein MSYLTRAKELFEEAKQIRRQIHTNPEVGFELPNTAKLIEKILDKYNIEHQRLGDTFAIIGTLGDAKKGKTLLLRADMDALPTTEESGLDFASKNGAAHLCGHDLHTTCLLISLIILKENENKLKGQIKFLFQPAEETLNGGALMLKKGILNNPKPDAGLALHMWPNGEKLGILVQRKEALASALNFKIEIEGKGAHGAMPFNGVDPVFVASQIINATNGILARELPSNKGASLSMGFIEAPGGAINVVPSRAYLQGTARSLFTETTEHLRTRLPEVTEYIAKAFRANAKFEFVANVPALVNDENMADLVIESSQQALNNEYNVDYYEPALASEDYAHIADELPESCYFLVSCPAFEDKSKNIGVHNPKTIFNEQALIIGPTAMVQSAINWLDKNSK